The Populus alba chromosome 6, ASM523922v2, whole genome shotgun sequence genomic interval ACCTAGCTAATGGCTATTGTATTCAGTGTGCAATAATCGAGCTAAAATATTTTGAGTGGTGCTGCAACCCCCTATTAATCTTGGCATGCTTGCTTTTGTAACTGATGAGAGAATTTGGGTTTTGCTTATTGGATTTGGAGGCGAGGTCTTTAACGAGCAACTACTTTGAAGATTTCCAATGCATATGCCCTCTCCACTCTCAAGTTTCCAGCTCATCGCCTCTTGGGATTTGTTCATTCTAATCGAGTTTCATTCAGTTCAACAGATTTATATGAGTTTGTGAACAACTACTTAGCTAAACCATCTCATCTTATCTTGCTGGTGGTGATTTGGTGTTTGTTAGAGGTTACTCAGTGGAAGTCAAAGCATGGAAGCTTTTGTGTTATTATTGTGATTATTATCCTAAGATAAGTGGGTGCTTGGGTCTGGTTTCATATGCTCTTTGAATATACCttatttttattgagaaaatctCTGTGGGGTCTAGTATGATAGGTGGTTGTCACTGGAGTCATCTGCATACAAGCACTCAGTCATCTTTGGGTATTTCTTTCACAGGACTATTCTCCCAACAAGGCAACAATATTGGtttcccccttttctttttgaaaccAGCGACATTATCTCTTGAGGAAAATAATTGTGCATGGTTTTAGTTTCTTGTTCAGGCCTTCGTTCAAGGTgaatttgttatatttgttttcGATCAACATTAGCATGAGGGATTAAGGTGGATAGTTAATTTGGTGGTCAATTCACTGATTCTTATGCTGTACTGCAAAGAGTTGCTGATGGAGAACAAGCAGAGggaattgaagggaaaaaaaaaatagaatccaCTGTGGGCTAAGATATTGAAATCCATAAAAGGGTGCTATCTGATTTTATAACAAACTACAAATTCTTgaaacccttaaaaaaaattccaatcctCAGTTTTTGTTCCCACAATGCCTATCCAAAAAATTGGTGTGCATATTATGATGACTAACTGCCCTTGAGACCCTGCTTATCTCTCATGTCTTTgaacaattttcttttccttggtaTACTTTCAGATGGATAGGGATTTGCAAAGAACTTCACAGGACGTGCCCCTGTCCACTGCTCATATCCATGTTAATGGTGGTTTTGTAGCTGACCATCCTAGCCACTCAGCAGTATGTGCTCTGTGCCGAAGTATTCTTGTACCTGATAATGATGATCTTGAGATTAGTATATGTGGGCACTGTAAATTTTTGCTGCTTGAAGATCTTGAGACCCCTAGTCGAGATTCTCATTGGAGGAGGCTTCACAGAGGAAGAAGAACCAGTTACAGCAGCTCTGAATCGATTGACACCCTTTTCTCACAACAATTTTCTCAGGTGATTAATTTGGCTAGGCAAAACCACAACACCATTTATGGGAATGGGGATCGATCTATAGATGGTGATAGTTCTGCTAGGTTGTTACAGCGTACAAGCTCTCGCACAACTCCAAGTAGTTCTCGAAGATGGCAGCATCTTTTTTCAGATTCTGAAAGTGAGAGTTTTGATAATGTGGATTCTCTTTATGGGGAGAGTGAAATTAATTTCAGATCCAGTAGATACCGGGTTTTTCACAGTGAGAGTGATGCCGTTTCTTTAAGTGTGTATGGTGAAGACTCTGATGCTTCTGTGGATGGACATAGTGTCCTGGACACAGAAATGTTTATTCAAGCAGATGAGGGAAGCAATTTTGACAGTGATACTGACATAGATCCAATGAATGCTGGTCTCCACCAATGGAACTCTGATGACctagaagaggaagaggatgaAGAAGATGGGGAATGGGAAGAGGCTGATATTGAGGAAGACACAATTGGATCTGTAGAAGCTGGAGCTCGACTTCGAAATATGTTTATTTCAAGTCCTAGCGAAGGTAATGGCCCTGTTAGTTGGCGCAGGCAGTTTCGTTCACCAGAATTTGAGGGCATGAATCGCTGGAGAACCAGGCAAAGTAGACAAGCATATGACCATGGCTTCTTAGCTGACTTGGAAGAATCAGAATTACCACAACACATGTGGAATTCTGAGTTCGGAGATTATGCCACAGGCTTTGGGGATTTGCTTGAAGCTCTTGATCGTTCTGATATTGGAAGGAGAGGAGCACCTCCTGCAGCTGTGTCTTTTGTGAATAATCTACCAATTGTGATCATCAATGAGGAACATGAGAAGCATGATGGTTTAGCTTGTGCAATCTGCAAGGATTTTTTGCCAATTGGCACTGAAGTTAACAAGCTTCCCTGCCTTCACCTATACCACCCTCACTGTATATTGCCTTGGCTGAGTGCACGAAATTCATGTCCTCTCTGCAGGTATGAATTTCCAACCGATGATAAAGACTATGAGGAGGGTCGGCAAAACTCTAGTGCCAGAATGGAGATGCATGGTATTCAGCGGCAGGAAGTTAGCGAGGACAGTTTGTCGGATGTCTCAGATGAACCTTGTGAACATGGTCAAAGAGGGAGGGGATTCCTAGAAGTGGGCCCGCCCTTAAATAGCTCTGGCAGAGAGGGCAGTGGAAGGAGATGGCTTTTGCTTGCTGCTGCCCCCCTTGTTAGCCTTTTAGGTATTGTCTTTGTGATGTGGTGGGGCAATCCTCGAGGAAGACGGGCAAATGGTCATTGCAATTTCTCTGGGAGAGGCCTGCATCAAATTCAAGTTTCTGGCTCTTCCCAACTCAACCAAAGGGGCAATGGGAGGAGAAGATGGTGGTCTTTTTTCTGACGATTTTCTGTGCCTGAACGTGTTTAGCGCGTaagatatttattgttttttttttttttctccacttaTCTTGAATGGATCTAATGGTTGGTCGGAAAGCATGATCATGCCTTGCCTCTAATATGGACGACTGGGGAGTGGAACTGGTTAGGTTTCTGAAAGTCCGATGAAGATTTGATCTTTTTAGTTGCTGATAGGGCAACATATCATGCCATTCGATACGCTAATGACTCGAACTTATACtcgaaaaataaacaaacaaataaataaaaatgagggCCTCACACGGTCATGCTTGCTTGTTATTGAATCTCCTGTCCCCGTGTTCCTTTCGTTTGGGGTTGTATACTCGTGCTACGGAGTAAACATGTTCCTCTCCTTTATAcgctgtttatatatataactgttCAGCTGTAGTAAACATGTttcaaagaacaaaacaagTCTGTAATTGAGGTCATATatataagttgattttatttaattaaataaaaaagcaataataatatataaatcaaataaaaaatgaccacgataacttgaaaaaaaaaatataaaactcaattcttaataaattaattataaaaaaacaattaaaaaaaataggcaaTGTTAATCAGAATAACATAACAAACTTGTAActcaagtaataaaaataaaataacctaacaaaaaaaatgaaaaaaaataatcatagagCCTGATTCTTAACAAACCAATTGTAAAAGAATATGaaactgaatttattttttttaaaaaaattcaaaactaagaTAAGATTGTCAAATTCTCACAATCTCGTGTCATGCTAATAGGATAGTCAATAAAAGCCAAaacaagaaagatgatgaaagttaatttttttttttaaaaaattcaaattttaaagaataaaactaaaaaaagattatactttatgttttcaaaaaagtgACTCCTAAAAAGAGTTCAAGCCAACCAagattaatttatgttaaattcGTGATAACTCAGAGGTCATGAGATTAGGATAACCGAATATagaataaaatgtaaaaaaaaatcacaaattccttttatttatttttttaaaaaaaagtcgattgatgaaataaaaaaaaaaagtctaaaaaaataatgtcaactcacattaacttttcaaagttCATGACCTAGGTCATTAGGCTAGAAGTAGcctatttgaaaaaacaaaactgaatttcaaccaatcaaatattgaaggataaaaaaaaaaaaaaaaattcaattacacaaaatgatataaaaaaaaaaaaattaaaagaatgataatcaaaattgaaataaaaaactaaattagaggacaaatataaatttttttattgaatggtgaaattaaaaagaaaaattaatttaacaaaagaaccaaaaaaaagtaaaagaataagtaccaaattagaaaaaaaaaaaacatatcacaaattaagaattgaatgatgaaattgaaaatagatcaaaattttttaaaaaattgaagaacaaaacTTAGAAATTAAATGAACAACAATCAAAGTTgaaatctcaataaataaaaggataactttgaaattttaaatgaccagcttaattttcaaatagatgagaaaaaaaagatggagaaaacaaagaaagcatCATCGATGACAAAATGCCCTACCACTGACACCGTGTGCTACCTCAACAAGAAAAAGATGTCATGACAATTCCAGCAACACAAGGAAATTTTTGTCAGTTGGAAGTTGCCGCACACGCCTGTCGAAAGATTGTGAGCACCTCCCTTCCACTAGtcacttttagtttttttatttattaaaatattaaattactcaTTAACCAACTTAATTATAACTAAAGAACTAggttacaaatataaaaaaaaacctttgtacactagtttaatctttttttttttttttgcttttatggaTGATTTACTCATTTTACTGTGTTTTAGAAATGTGAAAAAAGCAAGTTGTCCTTGATTAATCTGATAATAATCAATGAGCTTTATGAAAGACTAAACTACTCCCAATATCTAGTTTAAGGATTTTGTGCGAGAAGAGCAAAATTATCAATACACTTAggggtgttaaaaaaaacatactcatCTTTAATATTTGCACTTTATGACCCAAGTCAACCTGTCAAAATTGGAGTAATATAGATTTTACATATGATAGCAACGTGTCAAGAAATCTAATAAATAGATATCATAGGTTGGGTGCgggttgagatttttaaaactCGTTCAACTTGACACAACCTGTATAACCCAATATGTGTAACCCAAGTCCTTGATGTAAACaatattttctcttctctctccattATTTTCCTCTCTCATCTTCATATTCACAATTGACTCtcattttcttaatctcttcCCTTCTCTTTATGCCTCacttttacaaaaattatatttgtttcttttaaagatTGATATGATGAAGTGATAGTGtatttttcaaatctattttttttttgtctggtaACCAAGAgaccatgaaaaaaacaaatgaaaattttaataatccaaattaaacttttatttttctagttaaatcACAAACCCAAAAGAATTTTATAGTCTCTTTCTACTAGTATGTTCTTGTATCATATTGCAACCTAATTTTTGGATAAAATGCTCGActatgattttagtttttttttttatgtagaaatTGTGACAATTTTTATGTTATCTTAAATATATGTatttcaacattatttttttttaagagtgtaAAGGATAAGAGAATTAAGATGCTTTATCCGTGAATATCTAtaatatccataaaaattttatcCAAACCCAATATATTCAACTCACCCGAGtgtaaatgtttttgaataaatcaagtttatattttataaaatatcaaaaattaagttGGATATAATTTATGGGTCAAAACCCGACcactatatttttgaaaaacccTAATTACCCTATTCTAGTGTACAGTAACTTCTCTATAAATGAGCAGTGTTTTTCCAAGAACAATTAGTGTTTTGATATTCACGTGCTTATCAAAATTCATTTTCGCTTGGCACAAGCGAAGGATGGGAATAAAACCCAACCTGAACTGCTGAACATTCTTCTTTTTCCAGAGAACCTGAGCATTGTTTTCTTATTGAAAGGTGTAACTAACTAAGAAAAGCTTTGCTTGAAACTACTGCAGCCGGGACGTGATAAATGATATGGCagctgatagataaaaaaaagggatcaCACTGaagcttaatatatatattctacagCACCTTCCTGCAGCACTTATCAGCACCTTCCTGCAGCACTTGTAATAGCTTCGTTTGTTAACGCGGCCAACCGTTAAGAAACACATACTTAACGCAGCGGTTTCAGAACAGTAAGTTGAGATAAAGGACAATCCATCCAGCCATTGAGAAAATAGCAAAAATATGAACCCAGAATAGAACAGCAGCAGCTTCTCTTCCACAGCCTCTTAGATTGGCCACGGCACCTAGAGACAGGGGACTCATTAAGTAAAGAGATGCTAATCTTCCATATCaacccaacaataacaacaTTGATTTCTAATCCTTGCTTTCAAATGAATTATTTGGCTGTCTGACATTTGTGGGGAAGAATCTTCCATATTTTACCTTTGCCCCACTTCCCAACCAAGTTAAATACAGCCTTCATATGCCAGAACAGAAAAATATTagctgtttcttcttctttttctcttgcATATCACGAACAGTTTCAGTGAAGGCAATGTGAAATACTGCTCCGAACAACAAGATTGATTATGAAATGCTAATTTTCTGATTACTTGAAAGTTTGCGTTTTGATTGAAAATGCAGAGGTGAGTCTTACCAGAAAGGACAGATGTAGGCATTGTATGTTGCAGAAGCAGGACAAACTTGAACATCTTATCACCAGGAGGGAGGAAGCCAAGCTTATCAGCCAATGTAACTATGCCAAGTCCAGCAGGAGGCACCAAAACTAACCGACCAAAAATAATAGCGGCAGTTGTCCGAAAACCAAGTTTAGAACTTCCCGGTCCTGCAGTGAAACAAAGAGCTTCCACTTGAAATTCATAAAGTGTTTGAGCTGATAATCTAATTTGTCACAAAACTAAGAGGCCATTACTTCGAATACAGATAATGAGATGGCACAATAAAGTAACAAGAAATTGTTAGGGAATTAACTCACCATCAATGAGATTGCCTCCTAGTGCCAACAAAATGCATGGAATCATGGCCTCCCTGAGAACCAGAAGCAGTATAAGGCATCAGCAAAACCAATTAGAAGCATCTTCATCATGCAACGCAGAAGTAACTTGGAAAGAATAAATCACTACTCATGTCTCAGCACTATAAATAAATCCACCTTGACTGCACGAAGAGAAACGTGACACCATACATGCATGTCAAGCTTCGTTTTCAAAATATACAGAAGCAAGTTTGTACAAGATGTTTCTATTTCTAACAAATTAGCAGGGATTGTAAGGTAACTCTGCCCTGTTTGTGGAGTTCGCATGTATCGAATATTACACATGATGTTCAGAATGCATCAGCATGACTAATTACATAAGCCTTTCAGTTCCAAGAAGATCCAATTTGATGATCATGCCAGTTAGGATTGCGAAAATTGGTCCCGTTTATCTCAAAAGTTGAGTATCAGTACTACTTTCATTTTCTAGTTCTTGAATCAATTCAAGTGATTTGGCATGCATGATAAATCAGACGTGGGCCTGTTCAGAGCATAGGCAAATGTTTTGAATTCCAGGTCAAGCAAATCTCCAAGAGCTTTCAAAATCTCACTATTTACATGCTATACAAGTTTCtacttcattaaaataatattgattcaTTAATTcacataataaaaagatttgttcTTCTTTCCTTTGTTCTCCCTTTCTAAAGAACCTTGTCAGTGATGAATCTGGACCTCATAGGCAGCCAGCTTGACATGTTCCAATATACCCACGAATCAGGAAAATGAGCAACCACAAATAACAAGAAACGCTTGGTATAAGAGGCAGGCATACCCGAGAATCATACAGCTGTCagtgaaaaagaaaagtggAGCATCAGTTGTAAAGATCAATCGCTTCGAGAATGGTACTGCGCCAAGGAACATAGCTAGGATCTGCAGAAAACAAGAGCATATCAATTAAAAGGAAAGTTGAAAGAGGAAGAACAATAAATATTGTCTTCTCTCTGttgtttcctttccttttctttattattttttttaatataatgcaCTCTGCTGGTTTTAAGGGGTAAATCCAAGGCTTTTGATAAGAGCCAAGTAACTTTACTAAGCCAGCTGACATCTACAGAGAAAATTGAGTTAAAATGTGCGAGCTTAGAACTTTGCCCGGTGAACAGAAAGGATGGTGAATTATAAAGGTGATAGTACTCTGCAGCGTTTGGCCTGTCCAACAAGTGGAAGAATAAAAGTATTAACACAATCATGTTCGGGCTTAGTtccttttcatccatataagaTGCTTCAACAAAAAATTCTATGAAGCCAAGTGCTGGCACAGTTTTCGCCAGCATTCTTACAGTCAAAGAACAGATTTTGCAATTCTAGCAAGTATCCGGAATCTCATGTTACAGTTTCACAACATCACCTAAGAGTTCACCATAAATATACCAAAACAAAAGGTTAAAGACGAAAGTGAACTTACAGAAGCAATTATAGGGGGCTGAAGAATTTGCTTGAGCTTCAACTTGACATAGAGAAAGGCCAGAAATTGTTTAATCTGTAAGAGATAATGAAACCCAAGTCTATGAAGAGGAAATAAAGATACGATAAAACACCACCATTAAGTGAATCAGGAGAAAACAGTTTTTCTgtgttttcttcaaaatttatgGTGCTGGGTCACAACTTTGAGAAATCTCTAACAAAAACCAAGAGTGGTGATATTGTCTTAAAACCACTTTACAACCCAGTAAAAAGTCATAAATACCAAGAACAATGAGTTTCGATATTCAGAAGAGTAGTTGAGTTGACATTCATCTTAGTACCATTTCCTTCGTCAAAACCTAGAAACTTAAGAGCAGACTGCAGTTTAATTGACACAAAACAATAGATGCCATTGGCACAGCATGTCTATTTATCAATAAGATAATCATGACCCTGGAAGTTTAAATGCCAGCTATTTATCAGATATTCATAACATGCATGCATAACTTGATTCTTACCTTCCCTCGCTTTAGCGCATCCAATTCTTCTGGTGCATCCTCCTGGAGAAGCAACGGGACTTGCTCAGGGGGAGCATCTTTTGCTGGGCTCTTGACGGAAAGATTTGCATCCTCAATATCGAAGGTAACTTCCGGTGGAGGCGCCAGCATGTTAAATACATATGTGTATAAAATGATTGCACCAACCTGGCATGCATCAACCAGAGACTAACCGGTCAACTTCacgggaaaaaaaacaaaaaaaagacatgtttaACGGTTAAAAAACTTCTTCCCTGATTTTTTAACTTCAAGTTCGTTGGGTGAGATAGTCAGAAGAGAGAGTAAACAATCACAGAATGAGTTAGTAATGAGAGAAACCCAAGCTTGTTTCAGCAAGAAAACTACCTGAAGGATAATATACATGCATGCTAATTCAATAACAACGCAAGTACCATAAAGTACAGGCAATAACAAGAGACTAATAGATGCTTGAGACTTACCCACTGGCCAAATGAGATGTAGGCAGTCCCATCTGTGCTACATTTCTCTGAGTCGCCAAAAGGGTTGGATGTATCTCTACATAGAGCTGCAATCAAGACAAGTGGCACATTCCCAATATTCCCTGCATGGAAGGATGCATTTCACTGTTACGAACCATGGTCTGAAAAACATGGACACCAGCAGAAATACAAAGAGACTAGAATTTATCAGGATTTCGAAAATGAAGTGGCTCACCAATTCCGATTTGTATGATTGAAAACTTGAAGAATGGATAAGGTGGCCGGACGATGGATGCAACAACAAAACCTATTATTGAGCCAGATATGGAGCCAAGGACAACATTCATGGGAATAAACCACCTGAAATATAGAAGAGGTAGCAGCTATAAGaacaacaaaaactatattACCATTCTGCAGAtttgggaaaagaaaagaaaaacaagcaaCAATTACCACTCCAACATTTTCTCTAAAGTGACAGCTTGGCCAAGTTGAGAAAATATCAAGCAAGGTAGCAGAAGCGAAAAAACCAGCTGCGTATATAATTAAAGCAACCAGTTAATTAGTCCTACGTGCATTATCTAGAGCACCActttattcatataaaactaaataaaattaaaccaaatttgGTTTAAATTACCCCATTTAAGAGTTTCCTTCCACTAGCTGGCAAGATGTTAACATTCTTGGAGGCCATAAGAAATCCCAAGAAGCACATGGTAAAAACTTTGCCTATAGGCAGAACAGCAATTCTGATGGTGTTTAAGAGCGACTGTCCTCCGGCCTGGTTTCCCACCGGGACCATAGCTGATAAGAATCTCTCCATGGCCtctttcttgaaagaagccAATCGCTTCACTCGTTCACCAAGTCTGCTCAGGCAGTTCTCtaacaagataatataaatgTCATTTAGACTAAATCCCTAACACGTTCAGAAGAATCCTCTGCAAAACTCAACAATGAAAATGAAGGATACTCCATTATATTAACAAACTTATTTGAAACGGTAACTCTAACAGTAGTGGAAGAGAGAAATTGAAGACGACAAAACCTTAGAAATTTAAAACGATCGAAGACTTTATAAtggtatttaaaaattatatcaaaagtgaaaaagtaaaaagtaaGTGAATCTGATAGATTTtcttaaaagtattaaaaaaaaccaaagaaaaaaggCGAAGGAAAAAGCTAGCAAATAGCCAAGCCCAATGACTGGCTCTTTGCAACTCTGATTCCAATTTAAATTTGGATATAACTAGCCAGCCATAATAATAACAATCTTcgacaagaaagaaagaaagaaagaaacgagGAGGGCCCCTTGCTCGTCTCCACACCGAGAGCCAGAACACGAGCCTGCAATGAGCAACACGCATCTCTGCTAACTATTTATCACACAGCTTCTGCCAATTTGATAGGGACATTGGAAACTTCGTGGTCAACATCTGGTGTTTTAAATTAAGGTTTAAGATACATGGCGATAAAGAACAGAGCTGCATCTGCTTGTGAtatctagctagctagctacacAAATGGATGCATCTTCCAACATGTCTTTGTATGGGCAATCAACTCTCTGTGCGTTTCTCTCCCATCTCCACTCATTTTATCAGCTACCCTCCCCCTTCACTTTCAATGCTGAGCTGCAAATCGAGTGTCCCTTTCCCGTACTCCGACAACAGGCGCCGTGTCCTCCTCTCATACCAAGATTCTTGCTTCCTTAAGAACCCAACTGATGAACGTAATGATCCACAATTTGAGCAAAGCTGTGGCATATCACAGGGCGTGTAT includes:
- the LOC118048246 gene encoding protein PIN-LIKES 6 isoform X2, whose amino-acid sequence is MERFLSAMVPVGNQAGGQSLLNTIRIAVLPIGKVFTMCFLGFLMASKNVNILPASGRKLLNGLVFSLLLPCLIFSQLGQAVTLEKMLEWWFIPMNVVLGSISGSIIGFVVASIVRPPYPFFKFSIIQIGIGNIGNVPLVLIAALCRDTSNPFGDSEKCSTDGTAYISFGQWVGAIILYTYVFNMLAPPPEVTFDIEDANLSVKSPAKDAPPEQVPLLLQEDAPEELDALKRGKIKQFLAFLYVKLKLKQILQPPIIASILAMFLGAVPFSKRLIFTTDAPLFFFTDSCMILGEAMIPCILLALGGNLIDGPGSSKLGFRTTAAIIFGRLVLVPPAGLGIVTLADKLGFLPPGDKMFKFVLLLQHTMPTSVLSVFHIAFTETVRDMQEKKKKKQLIFFCSGI
- the LOC118048247 gene encoding uncharacterized protein; translated protein: MDRDLQRTSQDVPLSTAHIHVNGGFVADHPSHSAVCALCRSILVPDNDDLEISICGHCKFLLLEDLETPSRDSHWRRLHRGRRTSYSSSESIDTLFSQQFSQVINLARQNHNTIYGNGDRSIDGDSSARLLQRTSSRTTPSSSRRWQHLFSDSESESFDNVDSLYGESEINFRSSRYRVFHSESDAVSLSVYGEDSDASVDGHSVLDTEMFIQADEGSNFDSDTDIDPMNAGLHQWNSDDLEEEEDEEDGEWEEADIEEDTIGSVEAGARLRNMFISSPSEGNGPVSWRRQFRSPEFEGMNRWRTRQSRQAYDHGFLADLEESELPQHMWNSEFGDYATGFGDLLEALDRSDIGRRGAPPAAVSFVNNLPIVIINEEHEKHDGLACAICKDFLPIGTEVNKLPCLHLYHPHCILPWLSARNSCPLCRYEFPTDDKDYEEGRQNSSARMEMHGIQRQEVSEDSLSDVSDEPCEHGQRGRGFLEVGPPLNSSGREGSGRRWLLLAAAPLVSLLGIVFVMWWGNPRGRRANGHCNFSGRGLHQIQVSGSSQLNQRGNGRRRWWSFF
- the LOC118048246 gene encoding protein PIN-LIKES 6 isoform X1; amino-acid sequence: MERFLSAMVPVGNQAGGQSLLNTIRIAVLPIGKVFTMCFLGFLMASKNVNILPASGRKLLNGLVFSLLLPCLIFSQLGQAVTLEKMLEWWFIPMNVVLGSISGSIIGFVVASIVRPPYPFFKFSIIQIGIGNIGNVPLVLIAALCRDTSNPFGDSEKCSTDGTAYISFGQWVGAIILYTYVFNMLAPPPEVTFDIEDANLSVKSPAKDAPPEQVPLLLQEDAPEELDALKRGKIKQFLAFLYVKLKLKQILQPPIIASILAMFLGAVPFSKRLIFTTDAPLFFFTDSCMILGEAMIPCILLALGGNLIDGPGSSKLGFRTTAAIIFGRLVLVPPAGLGIVTLADKLGFLPPGDKMFKFVLLLQHTMPTSVLSGAVANLRGCGREAAAVLFWVHIFAIFSMAGWIVLYLNLLF